From a region of the Streptacidiphilus albus JL83 genome:
- a CDS encoding rhomboid-like protein has protein sequence MTTEEPAAQDRPSGPAPGPDGRGGARDGGVHRSRARRWAGAVVDWVRYAPGTYLWLLILGANTFALVRMSPRFRKYFLITHSTNLLELGRHPIKVLIASAFWTETPSFLFWFVIFTLFHAPVERWLGTWRWLAVVAIAHIGATLVSEGAVALLIDANDLPARTAHTIDIGVSYALSGSVGVLTYFFARPLRWYYLGGTALFYLFLLAAYQDFTNLGHLTAYLLGLACYPIARGVPGGDWYPRAFDRWAPVARILGRPG, from the coding sequence ATGACGACCGAAGAACCCGCAGCCCAGGACCGGCCGAGCGGCCCCGCCCCCGGCCCCGACGGCAGGGGCGGAGCCCGGGACGGCGGCGTCCACCGCTCGCGGGCACGCCGCTGGGCGGGCGCGGTGGTCGACTGGGTGCGGTACGCCCCCGGCACCTACCTGTGGCTGCTGATCCTCGGCGCCAACACCTTCGCGCTGGTCCGGATGTCGCCGCGGTTCCGGAAGTACTTCCTGATCACCCACAGCACCAACCTGCTCGAACTCGGGCGACACCCGATCAAGGTCCTGATCGCCAGCGCCTTCTGGACCGAGACGCCCAGCTTCCTGTTCTGGTTCGTGATCTTCACCCTGTTCCACGCCCCGGTGGAGCGCTGGCTCGGCACCTGGCGCTGGCTGGCGGTGGTCGCCATCGCCCACATCGGCGCCACCCTGGTCAGCGAGGGGGCGGTGGCGTTGCTGATCGACGCCAACGACCTGCCCGCCCGTACCGCCCACACCATCGACATCGGCGTCAGCTACGCGCTCTCCGGCTCGGTCGGCGTCCTCACCTACTTCTTCGCCCGCCCGCTGCGCTGGTACTACCTCGGCGGGACCGCCCTCTTCTACCTGTTCCTGCTCGCGGCCTACCAGGACTTCACCAACCTCGGCCATCTGACGGCCTATCTGCTGGGCCTGGCCTGCTACCCGATCGCCCGGGGCGTCCCCGGCGGGGACTGGTACCCCCGGGCATTCGACCGATGGGCACCTGTCGCCCGGATCCTCGGTCGGCCAGGATGA
- a CDS encoding AurF N-oxygenase family protein: MERNGAAMLLKDREQVADRLLAASAKHSYDPETELDWEAPLETGLWFLPEQLVSLYGTPLWQRMSEEQRIELSRHEAASLASAGVWFEVILMQLLTRHIYDLDPRTSHVSYALTEMADECRHSRMFARMVTKLGTPYYRPGNVTRFLGRVLKTTATTPGAFTATLLVEEILDRFQRQTFPDPTVQPLVRGITRIHVVEEARHVRYAREELRRQMATCPAWERQLTRTVSGEASVVVARALVSPAVYASVGLDVSTAVRQARESEHRRETMRWSAEKLTEFLEEIGIIHSALDRAAWRRSGLLTR; this comes from the coding sequence ATGGAACGCAACGGCGCAGCAATGCTGCTGAAGGACCGTGAGCAGGTCGCCGACCGACTGCTGGCGGCCTCGGCCAAGCACTCCTACGACCCCGAGACCGAGCTGGACTGGGAGGCCCCGCTGGAGACCGGCCTCTGGTTCCTGCCGGAGCAACTGGTCTCGCTCTACGGCACCCCGCTCTGGCAGCGGATGTCCGAGGAGCAGCGGATCGAGCTCTCCCGCCACGAGGCCGCGAGCCTGGCCTCGGCCGGGGTCTGGTTCGAGGTGATCCTGATGCAGCTGCTGACCCGGCACATCTACGACCTCGACCCGCGTACCAGCCACGTCTCCTACGCCCTCACCGAGATGGCCGACGAGTGCCGGCACTCGCGGATGTTCGCCCGGATGGTGACCAAGCTCGGCACCCCGTACTACCGCCCCGGCAATGTCACCCGCTTCCTCGGCCGGGTGCTGAAGACGACGGCGACCACCCCCGGCGCCTTCACCGCGACGCTGCTGGTGGAGGAGATCCTGGACCGGTTCCAGCGGCAGACCTTCCCCGACCCGACGGTGCAGCCGCTGGTCCGCGGCATCACCCGGATCCACGTGGTGGAGGAGGCCCGGCACGTCCGCTACGCCCGCGAGGAGTTGCGGCGGCAGATGGCGACCTGCCCGGCCTGGGAGCGGCAGTTGACCCGCACCGTCTCCGGCGAGGCCTCGGTGGTGGTGGCCCGCGCCCTGGTCAGCCCGGCGGTCTACGCCTCGGTCGGACTGGACGTGTCGACGGCCGTGCGCCAGGCCCGGGAGAGCGAGCACCGGCGGGAGACCATGCGCTGGTCGGCGGAGAAGCTGACCGAGTTCCTGGAGGAGATCGGCATCATCCACAGCGCGCTGGACCGGGCCGCCTGGCGCCGCTCCGGCCTGCTCACCCGCTGA
- a CDS encoding GNAT family N-acetyltransferase produces MSDPLHAAAPRPDFLTKPVLDGDLVTLRVVTAADIPALRPLWEEPECRRLTGSHPLPPEESAEVAEAKVAAWYTTRAGQDDRLDLAVVDRAGGLVVGEVVLNEWSPGNESCSFRIALVAAGRNRGLGTEATRLICGYGFEKLGLHRISLEVYAFNPRARRAYEKAGFVVEGVLRDALLWEGRWVDSTAMSILAAEWERHRGHPGTG; encoded by the coding sequence ATGAGCGATCCGCTGCACGCCGCTGCTCCCCGGCCCGACTTCCTGACCAAGCCGGTGCTGGACGGGGACCTGGTCACCCTGCGGGTGGTCACCGCCGCCGACATCCCCGCCCTGCGCCCGCTCTGGGAGGAGCCGGAGTGCCGCCGGCTGACGGGCAGTCATCCGCTGCCGCCGGAGGAGTCCGCCGAGGTCGCCGAGGCCAAGGTGGCGGCCTGGTACACCACCCGGGCCGGCCAGGACGACCGGCTGGACCTGGCCGTCGTCGACCGGGCGGGCGGACTGGTGGTCGGCGAGGTGGTGCTGAACGAGTGGAGCCCCGGCAACGAGAGCTGCAGCTTCCGGATCGCCCTGGTGGCGGCGGGCCGGAACCGCGGCCTGGGCACCGAGGCGACCCGGTTGATCTGCGGCTACGGCTTCGAGAAGCTGGGCCTGCACCGGATCTCGCTGGAGGTGTACGCCTTCAATCCCAGGGCCCGCCGGGCCTATGAGAAGGCCGGCTTCGTGGTGGAGGGCGTGCTCAGGGATGCCCTGCTCTGGGAGGGCCGCTGGGTGGACTCCACCGCGATGTCGATCCTGGCCGCGGAATGGGAGCGGCACCGGGGGCACCCGGGGACCGGGTGA
- a CDS encoding TetR/AcrR family transcriptional regulator has translation MSTPADAAATPTDAGPGSGERAQRARRGPYRRLPVQQRREQLIAVALELFSRHAPEEVSLDDVAAAAEASRPLVYRYFPGGKQQLYEAALRSAAEELASRFVEPTRGTPAERLGHVLDRYFTFVGEYAAGYGALLRGGSAAENERTTAIVDEVRRAAYNSIVEQLGVEQPGPRLNLMIRSWISVVEVSALTWLDDSRRGAADRGAGNAAGAGVGTAAELRDWLVDEFVVMFAGAALHDPQCDRVLRRMITHSADDGLGLRLASRIGRLLLAPGAEPRPGPESEPEATGESPD, from the coding sequence GTGTCCACTCCGGCGGACGCAGCAGCGACGCCGACGGACGCGGGCCCCGGATCCGGCGAGCGCGCCCAGCGGGCGCGGCGCGGACCCTACCGGCGGCTGCCGGTGCAGCAGCGCCGGGAGCAGCTGATCGCGGTGGCACTGGAGCTCTTCAGCAGACATGCGCCGGAGGAGGTCTCGCTCGACGACGTGGCCGCCGCCGCGGAGGCCTCGCGGCCGCTGGTCTACCGCTACTTCCCGGGCGGCAAGCAGCAGTTGTACGAGGCCGCGCTGCGCAGCGCGGCCGAGGAGCTGGCCTCGCGGTTCGTCGAGCCGACCCGGGGCACGCCGGCGGAGCGCCTCGGCCACGTCCTGGACCGCTACTTCACCTTCGTCGGCGAGTACGCGGCCGGCTACGGCGCACTGCTGCGCGGCGGCTCGGCCGCCGAGAACGAGCGGACCACGGCGATCGTGGACGAGGTGCGCCGGGCGGCCTACAACAGCATCGTCGAACAGCTCGGGGTGGAGCAGCCCGGGCCCCGGCTCAACCTGATGATCCGTTCCTGGATCTCGGTGGTCGAGGTCAGCGCGCTGACCTGGCTGGACGACAGCCGGCGCGGGGCGGCCGACCGGGGCGCCGGCAACGCCGCGGGCGCCGGCGTCGGCACGGCGGCCGAGCTGCGGGACTGGCTGGTGGACGAGTTCGTGGTGATGTTCGCCGGTGCGGCGCTGCACGATCCGCAGTGCGACCGGGTGCTGCGGCGGATGATCACCCACTCGGCCGACGACGGGCTTGGACTGCGACTGGCCTCCCGGATCGGCCGACTGCTGCTCGCACCGGGCGCCGAGCCCCGCCCCGGGCCCGAGTCCGAGCCCGAAGCTACCGGCGAGTCACCGGACTGA
- a CDS encoding fumarylacetoacetate hydrolase family protein, with protein MRFLRVGPLGAERPVLLADGDADGGTTGYDLSQVTGEIDGAFLGRLLDGAGAEIAALAAQGALPVLDLAGQRVGAPVARPGKVVCIGLNYRDHAEETGAELPAEPVIFMKASNTVVGPDDEVLIPRNSAKTDYEVELAVVIGRTARYLESPEAAAGVIAGYALSNDVSEREFQLERGGTWDKGKSCETFNPLGPWLVDADAVGDPQRLGLRTVVNGESRQDGSTADMIFPVHHLVWYVSQFLVLEPGDIINTGTPAGVALGRPGTPFLQPGDVMELEIDGLGRQRQVLGKA; from the coding sequence GTGCGATTCCTGCGAGTGGGGCCCCTCGGGGCGGAACGACCCGTACTTCTGGCCGACGGCGACGCCGACGGCGGGACGACCGGCTACGACCTGTCCCAGGTCACCGGTGAGATCGACGGCGCCTTCCTCGGGCGGCTGCTGGACGGCGCGGGCGCGGAGATCGCCGCCCTGGCCGCGCAGGGCGCACTGCCGGTGCTGGACCTGGCCGGGCAGCGGGTCGGCGCGCCGGTGGCCCGTCCCGGCAAGGTGGTCTGCATCGGTCTCAACTACCGGGACCACGCCGAGGAGACCGGGGCGGAACTGCCCGCCGAGCCGGTGATCTTCATGAAGGCCAGCAACACCGTCGTCGGCCCCGACGACGAGGTGCTGATCCCCAGGAACAGCGCCAAGACCGACTACGAGGTCGAGTTGGCCGTGGTCATCGGCCGCACCGCCCGCTACCTGGAGTCGCCGGAGGCGGCGGCCGGCGTCATCGCCGGCTACGCGCTCAGCAACGACGTCTCCGAGCGCGAGTTCCAGCTGGAGCGCGGCGGCACCTGGGACAAGGGCAAGTCCTGCGAGACCTTCAACCCGCTGGGCCCGTGGCTGGTGGACGCGGACGCGGTCGGCGACCCGCAGCGGCTCGGCCTGCGGACCGTGGTCAACGGCGAGTCCCGGCAGGACGGCAGCACCGCCGACATGATCTTCCCGGTGCACCACCTGGTCTGGTACGTCAGCCAGTTCCTGGTGCTGGAGCCCGGCGACATCATCAACACCGGCACTCCGGCGGGCGTGGCGCTCGGCAGGCCCGGCACGCCGTTCCTGCAGCCCGGCGACGTCATGGAGCTGGAGATCGACGGCCTGGGCCGGCAGCGCCAGGTGCTCGGCAAGGCGTGA
- a CDS encoding FadR/GntR family transcriptional regulator, translated as MSVTDEAIARIREMIAEGRLKPGDRLPKEADLAALLGLSRNSLREAVRALSLIHVLDVRQGDGTYVTGLEPERLLEAVGFMVELRHDTSLLEVFEVRRLLEPAATARAAELISAEQLAELEQELLRAEGAHSVEELVAHDLDFHRMIVQAAGNQVLSALLVQLNSPTVRARVWRGLTQEGALERTLAEHRGLVAALRAGRADLAHACAMVHIAGVEEWLRASVEAGEQPPASGGPSVG; from the coding sequence GTGTCGGTCACCGATGAGGCCATCGCACGCATCAGGGAGATGATCGCCGAGGGGCGGCTCAAGCCCGGCGACCGACTGCCGAAGGAGGCGGACCTCGCCGCGCTGCTCGGCCTGTCGCGCAACTCGCTGCGCGAGGCGGTGCGCGCGCTCTCGCTGATCCATGTGCTGGACGTCCGCCAGGGGGACGGGACGTATGTCACCGGCCTGGAGCCGGAGCGGCTGCTGGAGGCCGTGGGCTTCATGGTCGAACTGCGGCACGACACCTCGCTGCTGGAGGTGTTCGAGGTCCGCCGGCTGCTGGAGCCGGCCGCCACGGCGCGGGCCGCCGAGCTGATCTCGGCCGAGCAGCTGGCGGAGCTGGAACAGGAGCTGCTGCGCGCCGAAGGGGCGCACAGCGTGGAGGAACTGGTCGCCCACGACCTCGACTTCCACCGCATGATCGTCCAGGCGGCCGGGAACCAGGTGCTGTCCGCACTGCTGGTGCAGCTCAACTCGCCGACCGTGCGCGCCCGGGTGTGGCGCGGGCTGACCCAGGAGGGCGCGCTGGAGCGGACCCTGGCGGAGCACCGGGGGCTGGTCGCCGCGCTCCGCGCCGGGCGCGCGGACCTGGCGCACGCCTGCGCCATGGTCCACATCGCCGGGGTGGAGGAGTGGCTGCGCGCCTCGGTCGAGGCCGGTGAGCAGCCGCCCGCGTCCGGCGGCCCCTCGGTCGGGTAG